In Prochlorococcus marinus str. MIT 1214, one DNA window encodes the following:
- a CDS encoding uracil-DNA glycosylase, translating to MNKNSAPDKDFSEVCNLSNSINKIVVSRGNPLAKLMIIGEAPGAKEEELGEPFVGRSGKLLDKLLQNVGIDINQDVYFCNVVKCRPPQNRRPTKAEIQENLPWLYQQIKLVNPRVIVLVGATALEAILKIKSRISILRGKWIDWEDRLVMPVFHPSYLLRNPSKEEGKPMSLTKSDFLKIKEKIDFL from the coding sequence GTGAATAAAAATAGCGCCCCTGATAAAGACTTTTCTGAAGTTTGTAATTTAAGCAATTCTATAAACAAAATTGTTGTATCTCGGGGCAACCCCTTAGCTAAGTTGATGATTATTGGAGAGGCCCCAGGAGCAAAGGAGGAAGAGCTGGGAGAACCTTTTGTAGGAAGGTCTGGAAAATTACTTGATAAATTGCTTCAAAATGTAGGAATTGATATCAACCAGGATGTTTATTTTTGCAACGTGGTCAAATGTAGACCACCCCAAAATAGACGCCCAACAAAGGCTGAAATTCAAGAAAATCTTCCCTGGTTGTATCAACAAATAAAACTTGTAAATCCCAGGGTAATAGTTCTAGTTGGAGCAACAGCACTAGAAGCGATTTTGAAAATCAAGTCTCGTATTAGTATCCTCAGGGGGAAATGGATTGATTGGGAGGACAGACTTGTTATGCCTGTTTTCCATCCATCTTATTTACTTAGGAATCCATCAAAAGAGGAAGGTAAACCGATGAGTCTGACTAAATCAGATTTTTTAAAAATCAAGGAAAAAATTGATTTTTTATAA
- a CDS encoding pyridoxal phosphate-dependent aminotransferase, producing the protein MTEKSQISKRALSIKPSLTLEISAKAKALKAEGKNICSLSAGEPDFDTPEFIINATLKALKDGKTRYGPAAGDPELREAIAQKQSNINKVPTKTDNVLVTNGGKQAIYNLFQVVLNPGDEVLIPAPYWLSYPEITLLAGAKPIKIKSSTKDNFKIDINSLEENVTEKTRLLIINSPSNPTGCVLTEQEMNTISEFLRRHPRIFLMSDEIYEFLISPNQVHHSFAKIAPDLKNRIFTVNGFAKAWAMTGWRIGYLTGNKEVIKKAIALQSQSTSNVCSFAQKGAIAALQGSKDCVHEMAEIYNKRRLLIIERLKKIKNISFVPPTGAFYVFPEINLEDIDSISFCKLALERVGLAIVPGIAFGDDKCIRISYASSNEMINDGVDRLERLLNDF; encoded by the coding sequence ATGACTGAAAAATCACAGATATCTAAAAGAGCTCTCTCAATAAAACCTTCTCTAACTCTTGAGATCAGCGCAAAAGCTAAGGCTTTAAAAGCTGAAGGAAAAAACATTTGTAGTTTAAGCGCTGGAGAACCTGATTTCGATACCCCAGAATTTATTATCAATGCAACTCTAAAAGCATTAAAAGATGGAAAAACTCGTTATGGACCTGCTGCTGGAGATCCAGAATTAAGAGAAGCCATTGCCCAAAAGCAATCAAATATTAATAAAGTTCCCACAAAAACAGACAATGTTTTGGTAACAAATGGAGGGAAACAAGCAATATACAATTTATTTCAGGTAGTTTTAAATCCTGGAGATGAAGTCCTCATACCTGCACCATATTGGCTTAGTTATCCAGAGATAACCCTTTTAGCTGGTGCCAAGCCAATTAAAATTAAATCTTCAACTAAAGATAATTTCAAAATAGATATCAATTCTCTTGAAGAAAACGTAACTGAAAAAACAAGGTTATTAATTATTAACTCTCCAAGTAATCCAACAGGCTGCGTTTTAACCGAGCAAGAAATGAATACTATTTCTGAGTTTTTAAGAAGACATCCAAGAATTTTTTTAATGAGTGATGAAATTTATGAATTTCTTATTTCTCCAAATCAAGTTCATCACAGTTTCGCAAAAATAGCACCAGATTTAAAAAATAGAATTTTCACAGTCAACGGTTTTGCAAAGGCATGGGCAATGACTGGCTGGAGGATTGGATACCTAACAGGAAATAAAGAAGTAATAAAGAAAGCCATTGCTTTACAAAGTCAAAGCACAAGCAATGTCTGTAGTTTTGCTCAAAAAGGAGCTATTGCCGCATTACAGGGCTCAAAAGATTGCGTTCATGAAATGGCAGAAATTTATAACAAAAGGAGGTTATTGATAATAGAAAGACTAAAAAAAATAAAAAATATTTCTTTTGTCCCTCCTACTGGAGCTTTCTATGTTTTCCCAGAAATTAATCTAGAGGATATCGATTCAATAAGTTTCTGTAAATTGGCACTAGAAAGGGTTGGCCTAGCAATAGTTCCAGGGATTGCTTTCGGAGATGACAAATGCATAAGAATCTCATATGCATCTTCAAATGAAATGATTAACGATGGAGTTGATAGATTAGAAAGACTTTTAAATGATTTTTAG
- a CDS encoding S41 family peptidase encodes MLKRFLKICLLIAVSPLPSFPFQANSSTLITNNPKEIIDQVWQIIYRDFLDYSGKYKAEDWIKLRKEILSNKYFDNDDAYIAIKDMLTGLDDPYTRFLDPKEFNEMRIDTTGELMGVGIQISLDEATNQIVVVAPIEGTPAFLAGIKPKDIIVSIDDKPIEGLSIDSTVRLIRGKKGTKVELGIIREDELLNISLIRDRIEINVVDSRINNTVLGAKIGYLRLKQFNAKSPKEMSLSINKLEKQQPFGYVLDLRSNPGGLLEASIEIARQWINTGIIVSTKTKDGITDIRKANSRALTNRPVVVLIDEGSASASEILSGAIKDNKRGVLVGQKTFGKGLVQSVRSLSDGSGLTVTVAKYLTPSGKDINKNGIEPDIRADLLLNDKNRLTNADLGTLKDSQYVAAENILLKKYKIENNKNSYNPLKSNLGFALKK; translated from the coding sequence ATGTTGAAGAGATTTTTAAAAATATGTTTATTAATAGCTGTTTCCCCTTTACCATCTTTTCCCTTCCAGGCCAATTCTTCTACTTTGATTACTAACAACCCAAAGGAGATTATTGATCAGGTATGGCAAATTATTTATCGCGACTTTTTGGACTATTCAGGGAAATATAAGGCAGAAGATTGGATTAAATTAAGAAAGGAAATACTATCAAACAAATATTTTGATAATGACGATGCATATATTGCCATAAAAGACATGTTGACTGGATTAGATGATCCTTATACAAGATTTTTAGATCCTAAAGAATTCAATGAAATGAGAATAGATACAACTGGTGAATTGATGGGAGTCGGTATTCAAATTTCTCTAGATGAAGCTACTAATCAAATTGTTGTTGTGGCACCAATAGAAGGAACACCAGCTTTTCTCGCAGGAATAAAACCTAAAGATATAATTGTATCTATAGATGATAAGCCTATCGAAGGCCTGAGTATCGATAGTACGGTTAGACTTATTCGAGGTAAGAAAGGGACGAAGGTTGAACTAGGTATTATTAGAGAAGATGAGTTGTTAAATATCTCATTAATACGAGATAGAATTGAAATTAATGTAGTTGATAGTCGAATAAATAATACAGTTTTAGGAGCGAAAATTGGTTATCTAAGGTTGAAACAATTTAATGCAAAATCTCCAAAAGAAATGAGTTTATCGATTAATAAGTTAGAAAAACAACAACCTTTTGGTTATGTATTAGATCTTAGAAGTAATCCTGGCGGTTTGCTTGAGGCAAGCATTGAAATAGCTAGACAATGGATAAATACAGGAATTATTGTTAGTACTAAAACAAAAGATGGTATTACAGATATTAGGAAAGCAAACAGTAGAGCCTTAACTAACAGACCAGTTGTAGTCTTAATAGATGAAGGATCTGCTAGTGCTAGTGAGATTCTCTCTGGTGCAATTAAAGATAATAAAAGAGGAGTATTAGTTGGGCAAAAGACTTTTGGTAAAGGACTAGTTCAGTCTGTAAGGTCTCTTTCTGATGGCTCAGGTCTAACAGTTACAGTTGCTAAATATTTAACACCAAGTGGTAAAGATATTAATAAAAATGGAATTGAACCTGATATTAGAGCAGATCTTTTGTTAAATGATAAAAATAGATTAACAAATGCAGATTTAGGAACTTTAAAAGATAGTCAATATGTTGCAGCTGAAAATATATTACTTAAAAAGTATAAAATTGAAAATAATAAAAATTCTTATAACCCCTTAAAATCTAATTTAGGTTTCGCCCTGAAGAAATAG
- a CDS encoding VOC family protein yields the protein MNINFVIASENPKELSDFYAKVNSDKANKGFNATHYFISINNRSKIHFYRPNENHEWQRKGNSTSLCFQGEPSEDPSKMIERWISEILKIGGSVMGIPKLANFGAEQWILDPEGNKFLILVPYLSKGSDLDVLM from the coding sequence ATGAACATAAACTTTGTAATTGCTTCTGAAAACCCTAAAGAATTGTCTGATTTTTATGCCAAGGTCAACTCTGACAAGGCAAATAAAGGTTTTAATGCAACTCATTATTTTATTTCAATAAATAATCGATCCAAAATACATTTTTATCGACCTAATGAGAATCATGAATGGCAAAGGAAAGGAAATTCAACCTCATTATGTTTTCAAGGTGAACCTTCTGAAGATCCATCTAAAATGATTGAAAGGTGGATTTCTGAGATATTAAAAATAGGAGGTAGTGTTATGGGCATACCAAAATTGGCAAACTTTGGAGCTGAGCAATGGATTCTTGATCCAGAAGGTAATAAATTCTTGATTTTAGTGCCGTACCTTTCAAAAGGATCAGATTTGGATGTTCTGATGTGA
- the ispG gene encoding (E)-4-hydroxy-3-methylbut-2-enyl-diphosphate synthase: MIATLEKNMEGNNLSQRYSTRIIRRDTRPVMVGDIGIGGDNPVRVQSMINEDTMDIEGSTAAIRRLHEIGCEIVRLTVPTLASAKAVGEIKKLLASTYQPVPLVADVHHNGMKIALEVAKHVDKVRINPGLFVFEKPDPNRTEFTQDEIDVIKDKIVQKFEPIVNTLKEQNKALRIGVNHGSLSERMLFAYGDTPFGMVESAMEFIRICHSLDFHNIVISMKASRAPVMLAAYRMMADTMDKEGFNYPLHLGVTEAGDGDYGRIKSTVGIGTLLSEGIGDTIRVSLTEAPEKEIPVAYSILQAVGLRKTMVEYISCPSCGRTLFNLEEVVAKVRDATQHLTGLDIAVMGCIVNGPGEMADADYGYVGKGVGTIALYRNRDEIKRVPEDEGVQALVDLIKEDGKWVDP, translated from the coding sequence ATGATTGCGACCCTGGAAAAGAATATGGAAGGAAATAATCTCTCTCAGCGATATAGCACCAGAATTATTCGTAGAGATACTAGACCAGTAATGGTAGGTGATATAGGTATCGGTGGAGATAATCCAGTGCGTGTTCAATCAATGATTAATGAAGATACGATGGATATTGAGGGTTCAACGGCCGCAATAAGAAGATTGCATGAAATAGGATGTGAGATTGTTAGATTAACTGTTCCAACTCTTGCAAGTGCAAAAGCTGTTGGAGAAATAAAAAAACTTCTAGCTAGTACTTATCAACCAGTTCCATTAGTAGCGGATGTTCACCACAATGGAATGAAAATTGCTTTAGAGGTGGCTAAGCATGTAGATAAAGTGCGTATAAATCCAGGATTATTTGTTTTTGAAAAACCAGATCCTAATAGAACTGAATTTACTCAAGATGAAATTGATGTAATTAAAGATAAGATCGTACAAAAATTCGAACCAATTGTTAATACGCTAAAAGAACAAAATAAGGCCCTCAGAATAGGAGTTAACCATGGCTCTTTGTCTGAAAGAATGTTATTTGCTTATGGAGATACTCCCTTTGGAATGGTTGAATCAGCTATGGAATTTATTCGAATATGTCATTCATTAGATTTTCATAATATTGTAATTTCGATGAAGGCTTCTCGAGCACCAGTGATGCTCGCTGCTTATAGAATGATGGCAGACACAATGGACAAAGAGGGATTTAATTATCCTCTGCATTTGGGTGTAACTGAAGCCGGAGACGGGGATTATGGAAGAATTAAAAGTACGGTAGGTATAGGTACATTATTATCCGAGGGTATTGGAGATACCATAAGAGTTTCTTTAACAGAGGCGCCTGAAAAAGAAATACCAGTTGCATATTCAATTTTACAAGCAGTTGGTTTGAGAAAAACTATGGTTGAATATATTAGTTGTCCTAGTTGTGGTAGAACATTATTTAATTTAGAGGAAGTCGTAGCAAAAGTTAGAGATGCTACTCAACATTTAACGGGTTTGGATATTGCTGTAATGGGGTGCATAGTTAATGGGCCTGGAGAGATGGCAGATGCTGACTATGGTTATGTAGGTAAAGGTGTTGGGACCATTGCTCTATATAGAAATAGAGATGAAATCAAGAGGGTACCTGAGGATGAAGGTGTTCAGGCCTTAGTTGATTTAATTAAAGAAGATGGCAAGTGGGTAGACCCTTAA
- a CDS encoding DUF1543 domain-containing protein, which yields MNLSLFIVVLGGRSLKSNIEIHDVRWVLGASIEDTFPELRKQWLGKISGLHIDSYKCIKYVDGYEIVLSKSNKDNLIIPKIEDLKLWFVNLGGYNPKRMYEEHEFNLIVAKKAIEAKKKAKENWNSALKNKHNDDYSAINYFEQVEDLHPIKIKNWEINLIPDPEERSEDLIPDWYGYRRIDKL from the coding sequence ATGAATTTATCCCTTTTTATTGTTGTTTTAGGGGGAAGAAGCTTAAAAAGCAATATAGAAATACACGATGTAAGATGGGTTTTAGGTGCATCAATTGAGGATACATTCCCTGAACTTAGAAAACAATGGTTAGGAAAGATAAGCGGACTTCATATTGATAGTTATAAGTGTATTAAATATGTTGATGGATATGAAATAGTCTTATCTAAATCAAATAAAGATAATTTAATTATTCCAAAAATAGAAGATTTAAAACTTTGGTTTGTTAATTTAGGTGGTTACAATCCAAAAAGGATGTATGAAGAACATGAATTCAATCTAATTGTCGCAAAAAAAGCTATTGAGGCAAAGAAAAAAGCCAAAGAAAATTGGAATTCAGCTTTAAAAAACAAACATAATGATGACTACTCAGCTATAAATTATTTTGAACAAGTTGAAGATTTGCATCCTATAAAAATAAAGAATTGGGAAATAAATCTAATACCAGATCCGGAAGAAAGAAGTGAAGATCTTATCCCTGACTGGTATGGATATAGGAGAATTGATAAGTTGTAA